The DNA segment tcatccacaatgcttctttcactgcttctgctaacgccatatattccgcctcagtcgtagataaggctacggtagactgtaacacagctttccaacaaatggctcctccagaataagtgaaaacataacccgtcagagatcttcttttgtccagatctccagcataatcagagtccacatagcccgtgacactgctagtgcagtcactctgatcatataccaagcataaatctgcagaacctctcaagtacctgagaatccatttcacggcctgccagtgttccttgccaggacaactcatgtatctgctgaccacactaactgcatgtgaaatgtctggacgagtgcaaaccattgcatacatcacgcttccaactgcactcgagtatggaatgtgagacatttgctgcttttcttcatcagattgtggtgacaactctgcagagagtttgaaatgtggtgccaacggagtactcacagttttcgctttatccatgccgaagcgttgaagaaccttttcaatgtagttcttctgcgacacacgaagcttgcccgccttgcgatctctgtgaatatccatgcccaaaattttcttggcagcacccagatccttcatctcgaactcaccactcaactgcgactttaacttgttgatttccgacatgtttttggaagcaattaacatgtcatcaacatacagcaacaaataaatgtgcgaaccatctgagagcttccgatgatagacacaagcatcatagtcacatcttgtgtaaccatgctgaatcatgaagctatcaaaccgcttgtaccactgccttggggattgtttcaatccatataaagacttctttaatagacagacatggtcttctttaccaggaactgtaaaaccctctggttgacgcatgtagattgtttcctcgagctcaccatgcaagaacgccgtttttacgtcaagctgctcaagttctagatcagacttggccaccatggcaagtaatacacgaatggaagaatgctttacgactggggagaaaacttcattgtagtcaatcccctctttctgagtgaagcctttagcaaccaatcgtgccttgaatctagttgcttcaacccctaggatgccttcctttttcttgaagacccatttgcaaccaactatcttctggttacttggcggcttaaccaactcccaagtatggttcttgtgaagagattctatctcctcactcatagcaattgcccactgtgccgactcatcacacgtgacagcctcattataactggaaggttctataccaatggactccgccacactgagcgcgaaagacaccagattagcgtaacgcggatttggtttgatttgtctcttcgttcttccagtggcaatgctatatggtttttcttgaggtgactcatcttcatcggaatcttgcacctcaacttgatcatcctggactgaagtaccttccgtaggaattggagcgtccacctgacactccacctgcttctcaacaccgtgatctcccattctatctgactcctccttttcccgggaatttgtggtggatcgaagcatggatgactcatcaaaagtcacatctctgctgatgatgaacttggacgaaaccggatcaggacaccacaacctgtatcctttcaccccttggccgtatccaagaaatatgcatttcttcgccctcggtttgagttttccctcatttacatgagcatacgcagggcagccaaacactcttaaaccagagtaatcagcaggagaaccagaccatacttcctcaggagtcttcagctcaatagctgttgacggagatctgttaaccaaataacaagcagtattaacagcttcagcccaaaattcttcaccgagcccagcatttgatcgcatgcaacgagctcgctccaagagagttctattcatgcgttctgcaactccattttgttgtggtgttcgacgaacagtgcggtgtctcactattccttcatttttgcagaactcattgaattcacctgagcaaaactccaagccattatccgtccggaatcgcttgatcttctttcctgtttgattttcgatcaaagctttaaattgcttgaagttgatgagaacctcatacttgctcttcagaaaatacacccaaacctttctcgagtaatcatcgataaaggtaagcagatatctgtaaccacctttagaaattgtcggagaaggcccccaaaggtcagaatggaagtaatccactgtgccttttgtcttgtgaatcccagtgctgaactttacccgagtctgcttaccgaagacgcagtgctcacagaaattcaactttcctgtacactgcccagacaataatcctcgtttgcttagcaccgataagcctctctcgctcatatgcccgagccgcatatgccataacttcgtggtgtcagaatctagatcatctgatgatgacactcccgcaacacctgtaaccgaggaaccatcgaggaagtaaaggccccgctccaaattaccacgtatcacagtcaaagcacccgagaataccttgagaactccaccttcagcagagtaccgaaagcctttcttgtccaacgtactcaaagagatcaaatttttcttcatttctggaatgtgccgaacatcagttagagttctaacaataccgtcaaacatctttatacgaactgtgccaatccccatgacttgacatgcgtggtcatttcccattagtactgaaccagaatgcttctcgtatgttgagaatgcatctttcgaagtacttatatgaaatgtagctcccgtatcaagaatccatctcccaccagcgtaagagtcggatactgcaagaacgatctcggcatcacttgaagaatctgcatcagctacattcgcacgatcattttgttgctcctgtgattctgatttctccttccttttcggacaatctaccttcatgtgcccgtacttcttacagtagtagcactgtattctcttcttggactgcgatctaggatggcttttacttgaacttccaccctttgccttggatcttcctcgagcaaccaagccttcgccttcattgttttcgaccaccttaccagtgattttcttcctcaactcactggaacttaaggcatttttcacctcctctagagtcaggtcatcacgaccgtacatcattgtatcaacaaaattctcatacgagggaggcaaagaacacaaaacaattattgcttggtcctcatcatcgattttgttatcgatattattcaaatccatgataatggaattgaatttatccaggtgctgggaaacaggtgtaccttcctccatcttcagggcatagagtctttgcttgaggtagagccggttcgtcaatgacttcgtcatgtacttgctctctaaccggagccacaaaccggacgcggttttctcatccgctacttctcgtagcacttcatctcctagacatagcagaatagcactatgtgctctttctagcatgtcatccttttgctcttccgaaagcgtgcttggtaatttatctttaccagacaatgcttttagcaatccttgttgaaccagcactgcccgcatcttgatgcgccataaactgaaactatttttcccggtaaatttctcgacatcatacttagtcgatgaaacacttgtagccataatttggaacctttgaatgaatgataatattttcttcctgatgtgaaagatcagacaaagctgcagtcacagggcaattcagaaaatattatcactccttcaactacgctctgataccaatttgttgcggaaaggatcgattcgagaactccaatatgactacaagtaaattgaccggaacgaaaaataaagtgaacacaaggatttacgtggttcggctttaatgcctacgtccacgggcagaggcgaaaagaaatttcactataacaagatgaagattacaagtgttttacactcaagacacaacccgagaacctcacaactctcaacccctatagaaaacccgaaagctaaaatcctagctttcaaagaacaagctttgctctctcttggtttgggatgatgaatatggctaatgaacctctctatttataagagagttcaaggacataattgtccaaaactttggcaaagatttgtggttgaaaatggacaccaacaaccatccactaatccactaccaccaacaacccactaccaacaacaacaatccactaccaattttaagccatttcttaacaaatagtttataattaaatataagataAATTATTGTGAATTAGTGAAAAACAAACAGTTCAAACGATTgaatcaattaatatttttttataaattatttttttcgacAGTTTAACTGATTGAATTAAAAATTCATGATCTGATCGGATAGATAATTGATTAGGTTTTTACAACATTGATGCTTATATTTATAATTGGTACACTCTGATGTATGTTGGTTTCACCCAACTTCTTTCGCTAatgattttttcaatttaatattaatagatattaataattatttatggaTATGATTTCAGTATAtatgatttattaaattatgCATCATATGAATTATGACTATCTTAATATTTATATGCATACTTGAAAAATGTGTTATTATATTATAGTAGATCTGATCATGAGTCGAATTAGGTTCGGGTTAACCCGATTCAGAATTTTAAGTTTGAGCCTGACTCGACCTAAAAAAAatgggcataaaattttactcaaatccaacccatattaaaaatattaaacccgATTCtaaccataataatttttttagattattttttatataaaaacaaatatgtaaatataatacCTTAAGtacactaaaaatataaaaataattgtttctcaacaaattgaaagtatatataaaaaaaagtatcgATATGTGATTCGAGCTGCATTCGGGCCAAAAAAATTTACCCAAGGCCCAAACCATTTAGaaaatgggccttattttttaTCCAATACTATTTTTTAAGcatatatttttgttcaaacccTCTTACTTTTCAAGCAAGCCTTCGGGCTTGGACAAGTGATCtaacccatgatcaggtctaccACAGAGTtcgtaaaaattaatatatattttttttatttttaaaatgataataatatataaatgtcttatatttaaatttttatatttttttatcgattaagtTGTTATTCAATTGACTAATAATATCGAATTCAGTCAAAATAATacttgaaataatataaaaagtaaaataacagttttaaaaattgggcaacaacacataaaataaaataaaaaagcatTTATCATAACTATTCCATTCCACTATTTCTATCTACTATTAAAAAAATCGTAAAATGGTTCGTATTTTACCAACCCTACCTTTGGACACCATCCATGCAATTATATCCTTTGCTACCTCCTCCTGGTTTCTTACCATAAGGGGGTAAAGGCACATTGCCAGACTCAATCTGCTTGATGTCTTCAACAAGATTGTAGTAATGCATCTTCACTTCCTCCACGGTTTTGCCTCCGACAGCATTGGCCAGGTTCTGCCACCGGTCCGGACTTTCCTTGTCGTAAATTACCAAAGCATTTTCGAACAACTTGTTTTGCTTTGGTGTCCAGCTCGAACTTGAACCCATTTTTGCAGAATCTCAAAAGTTTAagagagaaaaaatagaaaagagaatGAATTTTTTAGAGATGATTTTGTATGCACAAAATAGAATGTTGGTGGCACTTATATAGTGGAGAGAAAGGGAGAGAAAATGGTTTAATTCTAGCTTTAGCCCCTCAAAATATActgaaatttgagatttaatttgatttcatCTACTTTATATAGTATTAAGGGACAAATCTCAGAATTATACATCAACtttgataatatataatttgatatttgaacttTGATCTGGTACAATTATACACATAAACTTTagttgtggttcaaatgtatacatgaaaccttaattttgattcaatcatacacatttaaagaaataaatatttcattttacttttatattagataaatataattattttttatgcaatatataaacataaaatgttgctacatcaataattgtgttaataatttgtgagcATTGGATTCATGTATGAATTTGCACAAACCAAAACCCATGTAttgttttgagatttatccctaatGTTAAAATCATATCTAAGTTGATAACATTGTTAGTTGCAACCATTGAAGTGGCGATGTgatttcttttattgtttttttatctaGAATGGCAAAATAACAGTAAGAATATCATTGAGGCCTCTATATTAGGAGTATATATTGCATTTTTCCTCATCtactaaaaaatgagcaaatagGTTCCTGTATGttaaatcaaatagcaaattgatactttttattaaaaatttcatctatttgtactgttaaaagaacctattaaaattttcatcctcTGTCTTGAGACGGCAAATTAACCCATCTCTTTTAATAGTTGTtagattcaaatattttattgtattttatatttatacaaattttaataattaatcatttaaataacataaattagggatgaCAATAAAGCAAGCCATAATAGAATTTGCCTCATTTACTATTATCTTCTGTTTATATGGAAGTTGAAAACACTTACATTCTTCGCTGTACTTTCATAACATATAGCTCCACACAACAGTAACAGTAAATgttaattctattaaaatttagtcatatgcgattcttttttaatagtataaagatTAAACTAATTCATTTAATGGTAAAATGACTAATTCGATCCAATCTTTATAATAAAGAGACata comes from the Gossypium hirsutum isolate 1008001.06 chromosome A06, Gossypium_hirsutum_v2.1, whole genome shotgun sequence genome and includes:
- the LOC107938906 gene encoding protein RADIALIS-like 3 gives rise to the protein MGSSSSWTPKQNKLFENALVIYDKESPDRWQNLANAVGGKTVEEVKMHYYNLVEDIKQIESGNVPLPPYGKKPGGGSKGYNCMDGVQRMRNLRLH